The uncultured Cohaesibacter sp. genome window below encodes:
- a CDS encoding alpha/beta fold hydrolase yields the protein MTPPDHQPDKSEDGPVAISSSNLPDFYPVMKQKLTFPLAFTSGDPERWRQETRATAADLMLPDGAAGLPGGTASDPPFAPALQDSVDRGEFVAHRVAFNVTAESRITALVLEPKGEGPFPAVLLLHDHGSRFDIGKEKGIRPWYDEARLEASRDWSGRYFSGLFPGEELARRGYVVVATDALGWGDRIGNGYEAQQALACNLLNLGCSLAGLVAAEDIRTARFVKSLPKVDPDRLAAVGFSFGAFRAWQLAALSDDVKAAVAVSWMATIDGLMVPGNNQLRGQSAWYMTHPGLAKCLDYPDVAALAAPKPLYFMSGEDDPLFPPQAVQQAYDRMQTVWSAFGKTEKLRTEIWPGGHVFTRDRQQAAFDWLAACV from the coding sequence ATGACGCCGCCGGATCATCAGCCAGACAAAAGTGAGGACGGGCCTGTCGCGATCTCCAGCAGCAATCTGCCGGACTTCTATCCGGTAATGAAGCAGAAGCTCACCTTTCCTCTTGCCTTCACTTCCGGCGATCCGGAGCGCTGGCGGCAGGAGACGCGGGCCACCGCTGCGGATCTCATGCTCCCCGATGGAGCAGCCGGACTGCCGGGAGGAACGGCCTCTGATCCGCCATTTGCGCCTGCACTGCAGGATAGCGTCGATCGGGGGGAATTTGTGGCCCATCGTGTGGCCTTCAACGTGACTGCAGAAAGCCGGATCACGGCACTGGTGCTGGAGCCGAAGGGCGAGGGGCCTTTCCCCGCCGTCCTTCTGTTGCATGATCACGGGTCCCGCTTTGACATCGGCAAGGAAAAGGGCATTCGCCCGTGGTATGACGAGGCACGGCTTGAGGCCTCCCGAGACTGGTCTGGCCGCTATTTCTCCGGTCTGTTTCCCGGGGAGGAACTGGCGCGCCGCGGCTATGTGGTTGTGGCGACCGATGCCCTCGGTTGGGGAGACCGGATTGGCAACGGCTATGAGGCGCAACAGGCGCTGGCCTGCAATCTCCTCAATCTCGGCTGTTCGCTGGCCGGGCTGGTTGCGGCAGAGGACATCCGCACCGCCCGATTTGTCAAGTCCCTGCCGAAGGTGGACCCAGATCGGCTGGCCGCCGTAGGCTTCAGTTTCGGTGCCTTTCGTGCCTGGCAATTGGCAGCCCTGTCCGATGACGTCAAGGCGGCCGTCGCTGTGTCTTGGATGGCGACGATCGACGGTCTGATGGTGCCGGGCAACAACCAGCTGCGCGGTCAGTCGGCGTGGTACATGACCCATCCCGGCCTTGCCAAATGCCTTGACTATCCCGATGTCGCAGCGCTCGCCGCCCCCAAGCCGCTTTATTTCATGTCAGGCGAAGATGATCCGCTCTTTCCGCCGCAGGCAGTACAGCAGGCCTATGACAGGATGCAAACGGTTTGGTCAGCCTTCGGAAAAACCGAAAAGCTGCGTACCGAGATCTGGCCAGGTGGCCATGTGTTCACTCGTGACCGCCAGCAGGCCGCCTTCGATTGGCTCGCCGCTTGTGTCTGA
- a CDS encoding VOC family protein: protein MTSEPPIIMAHVSIGTNDFPKARDFYKALLPTIGAKVIMEVDVPGEVGAIAFGKTHPEFWVQTPHDRQTATVGNGAHFAFLALTKEAVHAFWDKAQELGATPDGEPGPRPDYGDQYYGCFVRDLDGNKIEAMFWGAHEQFEG, encoded by the coding sequence ATGACCAGCGAACCACCCATCATCATGGCGCATGTTTCGATCGGCACCAACGACTTCCCCAAGGCCCGCGATTTCTACAAGGCCCTGCTGCCCACAATCGGAGCCAAGGTCATCATGGAAGTCGACGTGCCCGGCGAGGTAGGGGCAATCGCCTTTGGCAAGACCCATCCGGAATTCTGGGTGCAGACACCGCATGACCGACAGACCGCAACCGTTGGCAATGGCGCACATTTCGCCTTTCTTGCTCTCACCAAGGAGGCCGTTCATGCCTTTTGGGACAAGGCGCAGGAACTGGGCGCAACACCGGATGGCGAACCCGGCCCACGGCCCGATTACGGCGACCAGTATTACGGTTGCTTCGTAAGGGATCTAGACGGCAACAAGATCGAGGCCATGTTCTGGGGTGCGCACGAACAGTTCGAGGGTTGA